From the genome of Chloroflexota bacterium:
CGGCGCGGGTCGGGACGGCATTCCCCGGCGGTCCGACGACGCGCTTCGCTCCGGCACCCACCGGCTACCTCCACCTCGGGCACGTCGCGAACGCGATCGTCGTCTGGGGGATCGCCCGGGCGACGCGCGGGCGGGTCATCCTCCGGATCGAGGATCACGACCGTGGTCGGTGCCGGCCGGAATACGAGACGGCGCTCCTCGAGGACCTCGACTGGCTCGGCTTCGAGCCCGACGCGCCGACCACGGCGGAGCTCCGGAGCGCCCCGTCGACGTACCGCCAGAGCGACAGCGGGACGCTCTATGAAGGCGCCTTTGAACGACTTCGGGTGGCAGGCGCGACCTATGCCTGCCGCTGCACGCGGTCCACGTTCGTGGCCTGGGCCGAAGTTCACGACGCTCCGTGGCGGGGGCCAGGCTGTCCGGGTGGGTGTCGCCGACTCGAGCTCGCATCCGCAGCGGACCTGCCCGATCCGGATCGCGTTCGGCGACGGCGAAGAGGCGTTCGACGACCTCCTGCTCGGCGCGCGATCGGGTCCGCTGACCGACGTCGGCGGCGACCCGATCGCCCGCGGTCGGGACCGGAGCTGGACGTACGGGTTCGCGGTCGTCGTCGACGACGCGCGACACGGGATCGATCTCGTCATCCGCGGCGAGGACCTCCTCGAGGAGACACCCCGCCAGATCCGGCTCGGGCGGCTCCTCGGTCGGGCCGCGCCGCCGCGATACATCCACCACCCGCTCATCCGGCGACCGAACGGGGCCAAGCTCTCGAAGGCGGCCGGCGACACCTCCGTCCGCGGACTCCGGGCCGCCGGATCGAGCGCCGCGGCGATCGTGGGGCGAGCGGCGCTCGAGGTCGGGCTCATCGCCGAACCGCGATCGATCGCGGCGGACGAGGTCGGCGCGCTGTTCGACTGAGCGCGGTCTCGCGCCTACCCGGCCGTCGCCGCCCGGAGCGCCCGGACGAGGCGGCCGAGCGCCGCGACGTCCCGGCCATCCGTCCCGAGCGCATCGACGAGCGCTGAGGCGACGATGACGCCATCCGCGCCGGCCCGGACGAGGGCCCGCACGTGAGCCGGACGGCTCACCCCGAAGCCGACGGCCACGGGCACGGGCGAGGCGGCTCGGACCTCCCGGACGAGGCGGCCGACGGAGCGTGGCAATGCGGACCGGGCTCCGGTCACGCCGACGAGCGAGACGCAGTAGAGGAAGCCTCCCGTCCGCGCCGCGATCGACGCTCGGCGGGCGGGTTCGGTCGTGGGGGCGACGAGGTAGACGACGGCGAGGCCGAGCTCGCGAGCGACCGCCTCGAACGGACCGCCCTCGTCCGGGGTGAGGTCGGCGACGATGACACCGCTCGCCCCCGCCTCGGCGAGCCGGGCCGCGACCGCGCGGCCATCGCCGCCACCGAGGACCTGGTTCGCATACGCCATCGGCACGAGCGGGAGATCCGGGCGAGCGGCGGCGATGCGGCGGAGCAGGGCGATCGATCCTTCGAGCGTGGCTCCCGCGGCGAGCGCCGCCCCCGAGGCACGCTGGAGGGTCGCACCGTCGGCGAGCGGATCGGAGTACGGCAGGCCGACCTCGAGGAGATCGGCGCCGCCGTCCGCAGCGGCCAGAGCCGCGGCGAGGCTTCCCTCCGCGTCCGGGTATCCGGCGACGACATACGGGATGAGCGCGGCACGACGGTCGAGCCGGGCCCGCTCGAAAGCGGCGGCGATCCGCCGTGCACCGCTCGTCTCGCGGGTGCCCGCGGCGGGTGCCGCAGGCGCGCGATCGTCCTGACGTTCCGGAACGGATGCGGCGGTCACGCCCGACCTTCGGCGGGGGGCTCGAGTGCCGCGAGGTCCTTGTCGCCACGCCCGGAGAACCCGAGGAGGACGATCGTCTCGGACGGGTACGGCGCGCCCGATCCCTCGACGCCGGCGAGGAGGCGCGGCAGGACCGCCACGGCATGCGCCGTCTCGAGCGCCGGGAGGATGCCCTCCGTCGCGGCGACGAGCCGGATCCCGGCGAGGGCCTCAGCATCGGTCGCCGCCGCGAGCTCGACCCTGCCCGCGACGGCAAGGGCGGCGATCTGCGGCCCGACCCCCGGATAGTCGAGGCCGGCGCTGATCGAGTGCGCCTCCACCACCTGGCCGTCGGCGTCCTGGAGCATGAGCGACCGCGACCCGTGGAGGATGCCGGCCGAGCCGCCGGCGATGGCCGCGGCGTGACGGCCCGTCGCGATCCCTTCGCCCGCCGCCTCGGCGACGGCGAGGCGGACGGACGGCTCGCCGATGAACCGGGCGAGGAGCCCGATCGCGTTCGAGCCACCGCCGA
Proteins encoded in this window:
- a CDS encoding tryptophan synthase subunit alpha, which translates into the protein MTAASVPERQDDRAPAAPAAGTRETSGARRIAAAFERARLDRRAALIPYVVAGYPDAEGSLAAALAAADGGADLLEVGLPYSDPLADGATLQRASGAALAAGATLEGSIALLRRIAAARPDLPLVPMAYANQVLGGGDGRAVAARLAEAGASGVIVADLTPDEGGPFEAVARELGLAVVYLVAPTTEPARRASIAARTGGFLYCVSLVGVTGARSALPRSVGRLVREVRAASPVPVAVGFGVSRPAHVRALVRAGADGVIVASALVDALGTDGRDVAALGRLVRALRAATAG